The Dehalobacter sp. DCM sequence AACAACAGGTGCTTGGCCAACCAAGAAAGATACACCGTATGTGCCCTTGCAGCCGGAAGAAATTGCCGAAGAGGTTTTTGCCTGTTACCAGGCAGGAGCATCAATGGCACACATTCATGTAAGGGACGATGAAGATAAAGCTTCCATGAGCTTCGAAAAGTTTGAAAAAACGGTGAAACTGATTCGGGAACGCTGCAATATCGTTCTCAATCTTACAACATCCGGGGGCCTGGGTTTAAGCGATGAAGAAAGAATGAAGCCGTTTATGGAATTAAAACCGGAAATGGCTTCCTACGATTGCGGCTCAATGAACTGGTCCCATTCTTCTGTTTTTATCAATAGTCCGAGCTTTTTGGAAAAGTTGGGAACAGCCATGAAAGAAAATGGCGTCAAGCCGGAAATTGAAGTTTTTGATGCGGGGATGGTCTATAATGCTTTGTACTATCTCCAAAAAGGAATACTTGATTCCCCTCCGCATTTTCAATTCGTTTTGGGTGCGCCGGGCGGAATGACAGCAACTGTCGAGAATCTGGTATTTTTGAAAAGCCTAATCCCCAAAGAGGCTACCTGGAGTGCGCTGGGAATAGGAAAAGGGCACCTGCCCATTCTCTATACAGCACTGGCCCTCGGCGGCAACATCCGCATTGGGATGGAAGACAATATCTTCTATGCGAAAGGTGTCCTGGCCAAATCCAATGTAGAGTTTGTGGAGAGATCCAAAAGGATTGCGGCTGAGATGGGCAAAGAAATTGCCACACCGGATGAAACAAGAAAAATCCTCGGATTATACACAAGAT is a genomic window containing:
- a CDS encoding 3-keto-5-aminohexanoate cleavage protein; the encoded protein is MEKVILTVATTGAWPTKKDTPYVPLQPEEIAEEVFACYQAGASMAHIHVRDDEDKASMSFEKFEKTVKLIRERCNIVLNLTTSGGLGLSDEERMKPFMELKPEMASYDCGSMNWSHSSVFINSPSFLEKLGTAMKENGVKPEIEVFDAGMVYNALYYLQKGILDSPPHFQFVLGAPGGMTATVENLVFLKSLIPKEATWSALGIGKGHLPILYTALALGGNIRIGMEDNIFYAKGVLAKSNVEFVERSKRIAAEMGKEIATPDETRKILGLYTR